ACCACGTTGGCCAGATGGTAGGTTGGGTAGCCGTCTGACTTGAGCAGAACAAAGTCGTCCATCTGGTCGTTCTGCATACAGATCTTGCCCCGAATGAGGTCGTGGAAGCAGGTCTGGCCGTCCAGGGGCACTTTGAGCCTGACTACCGGCACAATGCCCGAGCTCTCCAGCTCGGCCTTTTGCCGCGCCGTCAGCTCGCGGCAGTGGCGGTCATAGCCGATGTGTTGGCCTCGTGCTTCCTGGCCGCCGCCCAGTGCGGTGGCTTTCTGCCCCTCCCGCAGCGAGCGCAGGCGATCCTGGCTGCAGTAGCATTTGTAGGCGTGGCCGGAGTCAATGAGCTCCCGGGCGTACTGCTGGTACAGGGGCAGGCGCTCCGACTGGAGATACGGGCCATAGGGCCCGCCCACTTCCGGCCCTTCGTCCCAGTCGAGCCCCAGCCAGCGCAGGCTCTCCACAATGTCGGCCAAGGAGCTCTTGTAGTAGCGAGTGCGGTCCGTGTCTTCAATGCGCAGGATGAAGGTACCGTGATGGTGGCGGGCAAAAAGCCAGTTAAAGAGGCAGCTTCTGGCGCCTCCGGCGTGCAGGTAGCCAGTCGGGCTGGGGGCATAACGAACTCGGATTGGGGTCATTTTCCCTCGACTTGATCAGGAGCGCCTATTCGGCAAAGTCCAGCCTGCGGTGGCGCATTACCACGCTCTCCACCAGGCCGATGCCGAGCAGGGTCGTCCAGAGTGAGCTGCCGCCGTAGCTGACCAGCGGCAGGGTGAGGCCGGTGACAGGCATGAGGCCCACATTCACAGCAATGTTGACCGCGCTCTGGAAAAAGATCATCACGGCCACCCCGCAGGCGATGAGCCGGCCGAAGGAGTCTCTGGCCAGACGCGCCGCGCGGAGGATGCGCCACAGGATGAATGCCAGCAGCCCCAGCAAAGCCAGCGCACCGACAAAACCCAGCTCTTCGCACAGCACCGAAAAGACATAGTCGGTGTGCCTCACACGGAGGAAGTAGAGCTGGCTCTGCGTTCCGTGCAGCAGGCCCTTGCCGAACCAGCCGCCAGAGCCGATGCTGATCAGGGCCTGGTTGGTGTTGTAGCTGATGCCAGAGACGTCGCTGGCCGGGTTGAGAAAGACCAGCACGCGTTCTTTCATATAGCCCTTCATCGAGAACCACAGTACCGGTGCTGTGGCGGCAAGGCCTGCGGCCAGCAAAACGAGATGAGTCGGCCTGGTGCCGGCAACAAAGATCAGCCCGAGCCAGAGCGCCACCAGGACGATGGCTGTGCCCAGGTCCGGCTGCTTGTAGACCAGGTAGACAGGCAGGGCGAGAATCGCCAACGAA
The nucleotide sequence above comes from Chloroflexi bacterium ADurb.Bin180. Encoded proteins:
- the mrdB gene encoding Rod shape-determining protein RodA, which gives rise to MSGRRWRDFDLWLLLATACVVALGVALIYSATFSSQVSEPLQERSYFRQAMFGLSGLVFVLLVAAIDYRWLGHGQWLIYAATLGMLILVRLQGKAGFGAQSWLSARGGVQPSELAKVLLIVVLAKFLADHEEHLANPVWLLTSLAILALPVYLVYKQPDLGTAIVLVALWLGLIFVAGTRPTHLVLLAAGLAATAPVLWFSMKGYMKERVLVFLNPASDVSGISYNTNQALISIGSGGWFGKGLLHGTQSQLYFLRVRHTDYVFSVLCEELGFVGALALLGLLAFILWRILRAARLARDSFGRLIACGVAVMIFFQSAVNIAVNVGLMPVTGLTLPLVSYGGSSLWTTLLGIGLVESVVMRHRRLDFAE